One genomic region from Candidatus Zixiibacteriota bacterium encodes:
- a CDS encoding UvrD-helicase domain-containing protein produces the protein MTSSRPSHPETDPLLAELNPPQREAVTHGSGPLLILAGAGSGKTRVITYRIAHLLRLGVPPWSILAVTFTNKAAGEMKGRVRELVGDTAQAVWVSTFHSFAARFLRQEYQAAGLPRGFTIYDDDDKTRLLKRTIEELNLPIRTFVPGMVKSLISAAKDKLQDATAVARLARDDFDRRIAEIYAAYQRQLADAGAVDFDDLIVRTVNLLKEREDVRRRWQGRFHHVLVDEYQDTNIAQGQLVSILAEPERNICVVGDDDQSIYAWRGATIENILGFARHYPDVITVRLEQNYRSRPNILEAAHAVVAANLNRHPKKLWTDKRPGRKITLILTPDDWSEADLVIGRIRLLCRRDGLAPSDCVVLYRTNAQSRVFEEACRRSSLPYVLVGGVKFYQRAEIKDVLAYAQLMVNGNDSVALLRIINRPSRGIGETSQEKLAAARKIDGRPWLDFLADKTAVTATVGARAAGAVASFSRLLSDLHEARTRLGIADWCRHLLDTVDFKTAWRDDDPLIAEGREENVEELVAAIAEYEATAEAPSLSGFLEQAALVTDVDNYETRAEAVTLMTLHAAKGLEFPAVFITGLEEGLFPLLRSMEKPETLEEERRLFYVGATRAKEQLYLSYARTRRRLGPVASLKSRFIEEIPREYLDVENFIPETELDAGGLGYDAPGRTWRTGFQDPQRRARAVARRDAEPQPNRAGIAQSLQAGTIIRHPKFGEGEVLAIHGMGDGTTCEIAFRAGFTKTLMVRFAPLEILRN, from the coding sequence TTGACTTCATCCCGTCCCTCCCATCCGGAAACCGACCCTCTCCTGGCCGAGTTGAATCCGCCGCAGCGCGAGGCGGTCACCCACGGCTCCGGGCCATTGTTGATCCTGGCCGGGGCCGGATCGGGGAAGACGCGCGTCATCACCTACCGGATCGCCCACCTCTTGCGGCTGGGCGTGCCGCCCTGGTCGATTCTCGCCGTGACCTTCACCAACAAGGCCGCCGGGGAGATGAAGGGACGTGTTCGCGAGCTTGTTGGCGACACCGCGCAGGCGGTCTGGGTGTCAACCTTCCATTCGTTCGCGGCGCGATTCCTGCGCCAGGAGTACCAGGCCGCCGGGCTCCCGCGCGGTTTCACGATCTATGATGACGACGATAAGACGCGACTGCTCAAGCGCACGATCGAGGAGCTGAATCTCCCCATCCGTACCTTCGTGCCGGGGATGGTCAAGTCACTCATCTCGGCAGCCAAGGACAAGCTGCAGGATGCGACGGCCGTCGCCCGACTGGCGCGCGATGACTTTGACCGGCGGATCGCCGAGATCTATGCCGCCTACCAGCGTCAACTGGCCGATGCCGGCGCCGTGGACTTCGATGACCTGATCGTGCGGACGGTGAATCTCCTGAAGGAGAGAGAAGACGTCCGCCGCCGCTGGCAGGGGCGTTTCCACCATGTCCTTGTCGACGAATATCAGGACACCAACATTGCGCAGGGGCAACTGGTCTCAATCCTAGCCGAGCCGGAACGCAACATCTGCGTGGTCGGTGACGACGACCAATCGATCTATGCCTGGCGCGGGGCCACGATCGAGAACATCCTCGGTTTCGCCCGGCATTACCCCGATGTCATCACCGTGCGTCTGGAGCAAAACTACCGCTCCCGTCCCAACATCCTCGAAGCGGCGCACGCCGTGGTCGCTGCCAATCTCAATCGCCACCCCAAAAAGCTGTGGACCGACAAGCGTCCGGGACGGAAGATCACATTGATCCTGACACCCGATGACTGGTCCGAGGCGGATTTGGTGATCGGCCGCATTCGCTTGTTGTGTCGGCGCGATGGATTGGCACCGAGCGACTGTGTCGTGCTCTATCGCACCAACGCCCAGTCGCGCGTCTTCGAAGAGGCCTGCCGGCGCAGCAGTCTGCCGTATGTACTGGTCGGCGGCGTCAAGTTCTATCAGCGCGCCGAGATCAAGGATGTCCTCGCCTATGCGCAACTGATGGTCAATGGCAACGACAGTGTCGCCCTCCTGCGCATCATCAACCGGCCGTCGCGCGGCATCGGCGAGACCTCGCAGGAGAAGCTCGCCGCCGCACGGAAAATTGACGGACGCCCCTGGCTCGACTTCCTCGCCGACAAGACCGCGGTGACCGCCACTGTCGGCGCCCGTGCCGCCGGAGCCGTCGCGTCGTTTTCCCGACTTCTGAGTGACTTGCACGAGGCCCGCACCCGTTTGGGGATCGCCGACTGGTGCCGCCACCTGCTCGACACCGTCGATTTCAAGACCGCATGGCGCGACGATGATCCCCTGATCGCCGAGGGACGCGAGGAAAACGTCGAGGAACTCGTCGCCGCCATCGCCGAGTATGAGGCCACAGCCGAAGCTCCGTCCTTATCGGGTTTCCTCGAACAGGCCGCGCTCGTGACCGACGTCGACAACTACGAGACACGCGCCGAAGCAGTGACGCTGATGACGCTGCATGCCGCCAAGGGACTGGAATTCCCGGCGGTGTTCATCACCGGCTTGGAGGAGGGTCTCTTTCCGCTCCTGCGCTCGATGGAGAAGCCGGAGACTCTGGAGGAGGAACGGCGCTTGTTCTATGTCGGCGCCACGCGGGCCAAGGAGCAACTCTATCTGAGTTACGCGCGCACGCGCCGTCGCCTCGGCCCGGTCGCTTCGCTCAAATCCCGCTTCATCGAAGAGATACCGCGAGAATACCTCGACGTGGAGAACTTCATCCCCGAGACCGAGCTGGACGCGGGGGGACTCGGATACGATGCGCCCGGGCGCACTTGGCGCACCGGTTTCCAGGACCCGCAACGCCGTGCCCGCGCCGTCGCACGCCGTGATGCCGAGCCCCAGCCCAACCGCGCCGGGATCGCCCAATCATTGCAGGCCGGGACGATCATCCGTCACCCCAAGTTCGGTGAGGGGGAGGTCCTTGCGATTCACGGCATGGGCGACGGCACGACCTGCGAGATCGCGTTCCGCGCCGGATTCACCAAGACATTGATGGTTCGCTTCGCGCCCTTGGAGATTCTGCGAAACTGA
- the htpX gene encoding zinc metalloprotease HtpX: protein MNHVKTLLLLTVLTVILLIIGQLVGGQQGMIIAFVFAMAMNFFSYWFSDKIVLSMYRAQEVTEADAPRLVQLVRYNAQRAGLPMPRVYIIPTSSPNAFATGRDPSHAAVAFTQGILDTLSEDELEGVLSHELAHVKNRDILTQTIAATIAGAISMLAYMAQWGAMFGGGGSRDDRDSGGGIIGLLVMAIVAPLAAMLVQMAISRSREYAADQTGAGICGKPLSLANALRKLQKGVERRPLQANPATAHMFIVNPLSGRSFAHLFSTHPPLEERIARLEQLAYS from the coding sequence GTGAACCATGTGAAAACACTGCTGCTGTTGACCGTGCTGACCGTGATCCTGTTGATCATCGGCCAACTGGTCGGCGGGCAGCAGGGGATGATCATCGCCTTTGTCTTTGCGATGGCGATGAACTTCTTCTCGTATTGGTTTTCCGACAAGATCGTGCTGTCGATGTACCGCGCCCAGGAAGTAACCGAGGCCGATGCGCCGCGTCTGGTGCAGTTGGTGCGCTACAACGCCCAACGGGCGGGATTGCCGATGCCCCGGGTGTATATCATCCCGACATCGTCGCCGAATGCCTTTGCCACCGGACGCGATCCCTCGCATGCGGCGGTCGCCTTCACGCAGGGAATCCTGGACACGCTATCCGAGGATGAGCTCGAAGGCGTGCTGTCGCACGAGTTGGCGCATGTGAAGAACCGCGACATCTTGACACAGACGATCGCTGCCACGATCGCCGGGGCGATCTCGATGCTCGCTTACATGGCCCAGTGGGGTGCGATGTTCGGCGGCGGCGGCAGCCGCGACGACCGCGACTCCGGCGGCGGCATCATCGGCCTTCTGGTCATGGCGATTGTCGCCCCCTTGGCGGCGATGCTGGTGCAGATGGCGATTTCGCGCTCCCGCGAGTATGCCGCCGATCAGACCGGCGCCGGCATCTGCGGCAAACCGCTCTCTCTGGCCAATGCCCTGCGCAAGTTGCAGAAGGGTGTCGAGCGCCGCCCGTTGCAGGCCAACCCCGCCACGGCGCACATGTTCATTGTCAACCCGCTGTCGGGCCGCTCCTTCGCCCATCTGTTCTCCACACATCCGCCGCTGGAGGAACGGATTGCGCGCCTGGAGCAGTTGGCGTATTCTTGA
- a CDS encoding hemolysin family protein: protein MTGSIAVEVALIAALILLNGFFAGAEAALIAVRRSRVSELAARGGAAARALKRLKDAPDRFLATVQVGVTVVGTLASVVSGATVVDALAPRIALWPWEPAQRWAEQIAIGIVVVIIALATLVFGELVPKYLALARPERVALFASGPITWLSRLGYPVVTLLSSVSRGVTRLLGVHPSEQHRPVSDQEIRLLALEGSLHGSIDDVERELIHQALDFSDTTARQVMTPRPDIAAVNLADDVETVLQTIREEGYSRFPVYEETIDRIKGVIYTKDIIHILSERSPVILRDLVRPVLFVPDSMPIPTVLARFKAERRHLAVVLDEFGGTAGLLTLEDILEEIVGDIQDEYDTEPEAFRLLEDGTALALGGMAIIDFNERFGAQLPTDRGDTLAGLISSTLDRLPRKGDHIELADVRLDVATLDGRRIQLVRALRI from the coding sequence ATGACCGGCTCCATAGCCGTGGAAGTTGCTCTCATTGCGGCGCTGATCCTGCTCAATGGGTTTTTCGCCGGCGCCGAGGCCGCACTGATCGCGGTGCGGCGCTCCCGAGTAAGCGAACTCGCCGCACGCGGCGGTGCCGCGGCACGGGCCCTGAAAAGACTCAAGGATGCGCCCGACCGATTCCTCGCCACGGTGCAGGTGGGCGTGACGGTGGTGGGGACACTCGCATCGGTGGTCTCTGGGGCCACCGTGGTCGATGCCCTGGCGCCACGCATCGCCCTGTGGCCGTGGGAACCGGCGCAGCGCTGGGCCGAGCAGATCGCCATCGGCATCGTCGTCGTGATCATCGCCCTCGCCACGCTCGTATTCGGGGAGTTGGTCCCCAAGTATCTCGCTTTGGCCCGTCCCGAACGGGTGGCGCTGTTTGCCTCCGGTCCGATCACCTGGTTGTCCCGCCTCGGCTATCCGGTTGTCACGCTGTTGTCGAGCGTGTCGCGCGGGGTCACTCGGCTGCTGGGCGTCCATCCCTCCGAGCAGCATCGGCCGGTATCGGATCAGGAGATCCGTTTGCTGGCGCTGGAGGGCTCATTGCACGGCTCCATCGATGACGTCGAACGCGAGCTCATCCATCAGGCGCTCGACTTCTCCGACACCACCGCGCGACAGGTGATGACCCCACGCCCCGACATTGCCGCCGTCAATCTCGCCGATGACGTCGAAACCGTGCTGCAGACGATTCGCGAAGAAGGGTATTCCCGCTTCCCGGTCTACGAGGAGACAATCGACCGCATCAAGGGCGTGATCTACACCAAGGACATCATCCACATTCTCAGCGAACGCTCGCCGGTCATCCTGCGCGATCTGGTGCGCCCGGTTCTTTTTGTCCCCGACTCGATGCCGATTCCGACCGTGCTGGCGCGCTTCAAGGCCGAGCGCCGTCATCTGGCCGTCGTCCTCGATGAATTCGGCGGCACCGCGGGGCTCCTGACGCTGGAGGATATTCTCGAAGAGATTGTCGGTGATATTCAGGATGAATATGATACCGAGCCGGAGGCCTTCCGCCTTCTCGAAGACGGCACGGCGCTCGCGCTCGGCGGCATGGCGATTATCGACTTCAACGAGCGCTTCGGCGCGCAATTGCCGACCGATCGCGGCGACACGCTCGCCGGCCTGATCTCCTCCACCCTTGATCGTCTCCCCCGCAAGGGCGACCACATTGAGCTGGCCGATGTCCGCCTCGATGTCGCCACCCTCGATGGCCGCCGCATTCAGCTCGTCCGCGCCCTGCGGATCTGA